A genome region from Megalobrama amblycephala isolate DHTTF-2021 linkage group LG18, ASM1881202v1, whole genome shotgun sequence includes the following:
- the il13 gene encoding interleukin-13, giving the protein MMKTILLLAFAVFVSSASLKVNDKTILGELIDELNATMTTLPKEHKGKEIFLRELVPEKESCVHDFFCQAEQELKTKVSVLSKYDDFRTDKKLMRNLHMYNNHHEGTTCKPVDEDQDEISLHKFLENLMKCVKKEYSKPKKN; this is encoded by the exons ATGATGAAGACTATACTACTGCTCGCTTTCGCTGTATTCGTCTCCAGTGCTTCTTTGAAAGTGAATGATAAGACTATATTGGGAGAGCTTATTGATGAGCTAAATGCCACAATGACAACACTCCCAAAGGAGCACAAG GGAAAAGAAATCTTCCTGAGAGAACTGGTACCTGAGAAGGAGAGCTGTGTG CATGACTTTTTCTGCCAGGCTGAGCAAGAACTGAAGACGAAGGTTTCTGTGCTAAGTAAATATGACGATTTCCGTACTGACAAGAAACTAATGAGGAACTTGCATATGTATAACAACCACCATGAAGGA ACCACCTGCAAACCTGTTGATGAAGACCAAGATGAAATCTCCCTGCATAAATTCTTGGAAAATCTCATGAAATGTGTCAAGAAAGAATACAGCAAACCCaagaaaaattaa